The following DNA comes from Deinobacterium chartae.
GGCGCCTCGTCCTGCGGGGCCTCGGCAGCGTTCCTGTGGCCCCGGCGCGGACGTTTGCTGGCGGCCGGGGTGCCCGTGGAAGCGGTTTCTTTGGCCTGGACGGCTGTGGGTGTGGGCTCCTCGAGGGGAGCGACCGCCGCGGGCGCTTCTACCTCGGAGGCCGCGTCTGCCGCCGTGCCCCGGGTTTTGCGGGTCGCAGCGGCCTTGCGCTCGCGGGGCTGCCGTTTGGCTGCAGGGGTGGCCGGGATCGCGCTGGGTGCCTCGACCTCGGTTGCCTCGTCGCTCAGCGGGGCCGCAGCGGTCTCGGGGCCCGCTCGCTTGCGACCCCGGCTCTTGCGTGCCGGAGTTTCGGGCTGCGCTGCACTCGGGGTGGCACTGACCTGCTCTGCGCTAACCTGCTCTGCGCTAACCTGCTCTGTGCCAGCCTGCTCTGTGCCAGCCTGCTCTGCGCTAACCTGCTCTGCGCTGGGCTGCTCTGCGCTGGTTGCGGCAGAAGTGCTCTGGGCGACCTCGAGGGGTTGTTCCGTGTCCGGCTGCGTAACGGTTTCGGGTGCACTGGCAGCGGCTTTGCGGCTGCCGCGTCGTCCGCGGGCAGCCGGAGAGGATGCCTCGCTGAGGGCGGCCTCGGGTTGCGCCTCGAGGGGAGCCTCGGTGTTTTGGGTTTCTGCGGTGGGTTCAGCGGCCCGGTTGGTGCGCGGCGCGGCGCGGCCCTTGCGGGCCGGTTTTTCGGCGGGCTCATCCGGGGTGGCGCTGCTGCGCGGCTTGCGCGTGGACCGGGCGGTCGGTGCGGTCTGAGCCGCCGGAGCGGCATTTTTGCGGGATTTGCGGGCCGCGGCAGGAGTAGCCCCTGTTTCAGCGCCGCCCTGGGTCGCTTCGGTCTGGGCTTCTGGTGTGGAATCCGGCTGTGCCGCTGTGGGAGCGTTACCCTCGGGCTGGGCGCCCTTGCGGGCCCGCTTGGGCTTCGGGGTGTCCTGGGTGACGGTCTGCTCGCGCTTTGCGCGGGACCCCTTCACCTCAGGGGCGGAATCGCTGGCAGCATCTGCCACGATCTTCTTCTTTTTTTCAGGCATCAAGCACCTTTTATGCGCGGTTGCGTCTATCGGTCGTCTGCACGGGCAACTGCGCCTTGCTCAAAATTGTACCACGCAGGCAGTACCGTGTTGGTCGCGCTTCTATCATGTTTTTCAGCCGCCCTGTAGAAAGGATCAACCTAATCTCAATGCTTCAGGGGGCCGTGCCGTACCGGATACGCAACGGTGCGTGGTCGCTCAGGCGCGCGGGACGGTCCACCGCGTGCTCAACGGCGCAACTGTGCAGGCCCGGGGTCGCCAGCTGGTAATCGAGTCGCCAGCCGACGTCGTTTGCGTAAGCCTGTCCTCGGTTGCTCCACCAAGTATACTCTGCGCGTTCTCCCAGCAGGCCACGGTGAACATCAGCGAGGCCCAGATCCAGAAATTGCGTCATCCAGGCGCGCTCCTCGGGCAAGAACCCCGAGTTTTTCTGGTTGGACCGCCAGTTCCTGAGGTCGATCTCCCGGTGCGCGATGTTGTAATCTCCGCCGATGATCAGCTCGCGACCGTCCAGCAGCCTCCGGACGTGCTCGGCGAGCGCGTCGAGGAAGCGATACTTGAACGTCTGGCGCGCCTCACCGCTGCTGCCGCTGGGAACGTACAGGCTGGCCACATCGAAGTCGCGGAAGCGCAGGTGCAGCCAGCGCCCCTCGAGGTCGAACTCCTCCCAGCCCAGGCCGCGCACGACCTCAAGGGGTTCCTCGCGCGAGAGCACGGCCACGCCGCTATAGCCGGGCCGTTCGGCGGGGAACCACACGCTGTGGTAGCCCAGCGTTTCGAACAGCAGCGGTTGCGGTTCGGCGCGCACTTCCTGGAGCAGCAGGACGTCGGGGGATTCGCGTTGCAGCCAGGCGAGCAGTCCCTTGGAGGTGGCGCTGCGCAGGCCGTTGAGGTTCAGGGTGACGACGTCCACGCGTTTTACTATAGCCGTTTGGAGGGCCGGATTAGGGGTTTCTTTAACCGGGGCTTACCGCAGTGGTGCGAGAAAGGCGCGATGCTCTACAATGCGCGCAGGCGTGAAAGAACGCAGAAAGCGTCTGGAAGAGCTCCGGATGCGCTGAAGGGGGAGGGACATGGCCAAGGTCGAGTTCCGCGATCACGAGCGCAGCATTCAGCTCGGCGCGGCCGCTCAGGGCGCGCAGGTTCAGGAGGTGGTGGCACGGGTGATCCAGTGGGCCGATGCCAACCAGTATGAACGGGTGGTTTTCTGGCGCGAGCAGGACGCTCCGCAGAAACTGTTCGTGCAACTCGGGGATGACCGGCTGAGCTACTGGGTACCCGAGAGCCTGTTCCTCGAGGGCCGTGTGGACGAGATCGAACCGCAGCTCGATTACGCGCGTGGCGCGCAGCGCCGCACCGCGGCGGGCTACGGCGATTTCGACCGCTGAGGCCGTCCCGCCCGCGCTAGACTGACGCAATGCAAGAGACGCTGCGCGGACGGGTGTTGCAACTGGTCCCGGTTTCCATTCACGGGCTGGTGTTTTTTAACGTTGCCCTCAAGCTCGAGGGCGGGGAGCGCCGGCTGCTGCGGCTGCCGCAAGAACAGCTGCCCCCGGGCGTGAGCGTGGGAGATCGCCTCGAGCTGGAACTGCTGCTGGGAAACGTGATGGAGGCGCGCCGTCTGGGCTGAAAGCCGCCTGCGCCAGCGGTCCGGCCCGCCGGATGTTCGCCGTGGGCGGGTGGCTTCAGCCGCGGCGTACGGCGAGGCGGATGCGGCCCTGCATGCTTTCGCCGGGCTCCAGTACCCGCATGCCGGTACCGTGCACGCCGCGTGCCTCGAGGTTGAAGGCGTCGGTGGCGTGGCTGACCGGTTCGAGGGCCAGGGTCCCGTCCGGGGCGGTGAAGGCCACAAAGTGGCTGAAGACCGGTTCGCAGTCGAACTCGAGGCGGAGGCCGGCATCCGGCCAGCTCAGTTCGGCGCGGCCGTTCCAGTTGCCAAAGACGTGATCGAGGTTCTGGTCGCCGATGGCGCGCGGGGCGGTGAAATCAAGTTCGGCGGGAAGCGGCTGCATGCCCTCGGTGGGCATCAGGTCGGGGCCGGTGTGGTACACCCCGGAGGCGCGGAATTGCAGCCAGGCGTTCTCGTGGCCGCCCAGGTCGCGGCGGAAGTACGGGTGGATGCCGAAGCCGGCGGGCATCGGCCGCTCCCCGGCGTTTTCGAGGTGCAGCACCGTGTCAAAGGCGTCGCCCTCGAGGAGGTACTCGACCCGCGCGCGGATGGGGAAGGGGTAGTTGAAGTCGGCGAAGTCGCGCGAGTCGAGGGTCAGCGCCAGTTCGGTCCGCTGCTCGCGCTCGACCTGCCAGGGGCGTGCGCGCACGTCCCCGTGCTGTGCGGTTCCGGCCGAGGTGTTGGGCCGCAGCGTGTAGCTCTGCCCGGTGAATTCGAAGGCGGCGTCACGGATGCGGTTGGAGTAGGGCATCAGCGTGAAGGACGCGAACTGCGAGGGGTTGCGTTCCTCGAGGGCGCTGGCGGGGGTTTCGCGCATGACCGGGGTCCAGCGTTCCGCTTCGCGCAGGCGCAGGGCGGCTACGCTGCCGCCGACCTCGGGGGCGATGTCGAGTTGCCAGGTGTCGTTTTCGAGCCGGATCAGCCGGGTCATCGGGGGCCTCCGGTCGTGGGTCGGGAATACGGGTCGCGGACATTCATGCGGGCACCTCGGTAAGAGAAGGCAGGCTGACGGTAAAGGGGCCGGGCGGTCCGGTGGGTCGGTCGTGGCCGCAGCCCTGTCCGGGCCGGACTCGTCCCAGTGTACACACGCGTAGGGAGGCCGTGAAAATCTTCGGCGGCGACCGAGTTTTATCCACAAAATTACGCAAGAAACAGAATTTGTGCTATACTGGAGATGTCCCGCCATCGCCCTTGCGCATCGCTCCCAGCGGCTTCCAACAAGATTCCCGGCCGATGGCCATAAGGAGAGAAGTGAACGCGACCTTGCAACTGAAACTGCCGATCCTCGAGGAGAACGCCGTGCGCGTGACTCCCGAAGGACGGCTGTCGGTCCACGACCTGTTGCGCGCGGTGGAAGTTCCGGTCCCCGAACTTGCCTGGACCGACCTGCTGCGCGCCCACCCCGGCCATACCCGGGGTGCTGTGCAGTACGATTTCGGCGAGGGCCCGGTCCCGGTGCTGCCCAAGGCGGCCGCGCTGCGGGTACTGATGGTGATCGACACGCCGCGCGCGGCCAAGCTGCGCGACTGGATGAGCACCACGCTGCTGCGCCTCGCCGACGGCGACGTGACCCTGGCCGCCGAGATCGCCGAACGCAACCCGGATCCGCGCCGTCGCCGCTGGCTCAGCGCCCGCTTGGACGGTCTCGAGGCCAGAAAGACCTTCATGGCCCGCGTGGCCGAACACGGCGGCAGCGGCGCGGTGTTTCGTCAGGTGTCCTCGATCAGCAACCGCAGCGTGCTGGGGCTAGACTCGACCTCGTTCCGTGCGCTGCGCGGCGTGCGTGACACGCGCGACGGCATGACCCGCGAGGAACTGGCCCGCATGACCTACCTCGAGATCGCCTCGGCCGAGGCCCTGGAGGCGAGCGGCGCGCGCGGCAACGACCAGATCCTCGAGGTGCACCAGCGGGTGGCCGAGCGTGAGCGGGCCCTGTGGCAGGGCATGTTCTCTCAGGCTTCCGACTGACCTGCGGACTTGTTGGCGGCGCGCCTTTCGCAGCGAAAGCGCGCCGCTCGGTTTTCCTAAGCTCTCTTCATGCGGGCAGAGCGGCGCGGTCACCTGTTGTTCCTAGGCTGGGTAAGGAGCGTCATCCACGACCAGAGGAGGATTCATGGCAGATGACAGCAGCGTACACAAGGTCAGCGCCGCGCATTCCCCGCACGGCGAGATGGGGCAGCGTTACCTCGCCAGCGGTGTTTCGATCTCGATGCGGCTGTGGGAGAACGAAGAGCCCGGCGACACCAAACCCGAGGTGACCCGCGACTACGAAACGGTCGGGTACGTGATCGCCGGACGCGCCGAGCTGCACCTCGAGGGACAGAAGCTGCTGCTCGCTCCGGGCGACTCGTGGACTGTTCCCAGGGGTGCCCGCCACAGCTACCGCATCCTCGAGGCCTTCACGGCCGTGGAGGCCACGCATCCGCCTGCCCAGGCGCACGGTCGCGACGCGCTTCCCGAGGATGCTTCCGGCGAAGATTGAGCGTATCTCAAGACGGCAGAACACGGTTATTTCACGACCCGTAGGCTTCCCGCTCCCGAGACTGGGGCGGGAGGTCGGGTATGAGACATACGCTGTCCCTAGGTGCGCTGTGCGGTTTTTTGCTGGTGGCCTGTAGCAGCGCGCCGTTGCCGCGCGCGCCGGGCATTGCGGCATCGCCGCTTGAGGCGCTGAACCCGCGCCCCGAGGGCGCTCCGGACGTGGTCATCCTGGCGGTGTCGGGACGCTGCGGAGTGCCGTGCGTGGGAGCGCCGGAGCCCAACCACAGCTACCTCGAGCGGCGCGGGACCCTCGAGGCGGTCGCGGGGGCCTACCGCGCCTTGGGGCTGAAGGTGCGCACCTACGGGTATTCGGCGCACCTCACCGCTCACTACTCGCGCAGGTCCAGGCGGATGGAACAGGGCTTTTTGCAGATGGAAGCGCGCCTGCATCAGGTGGTCGCCGACTGGGTGCAGGGCCGCTCCAACCCGACCCGCCTCGTCTTGCTGGGACATTCGCACGGCACCAACTGGACCCACAACCTGGTGCGGGCCTACCCGGAGATCAGCTTTGACACGGTGATCGACCTGGACGGCATCTGTTACCTGTGGGAGGACGACAACGCCGGCTATTTCGCCCGCTACTATGCCGAGCAGGGCGGTAATCCCTGGCGCACCGACCTCGCCCGCAGCTGCGACGTGGAGAGCGTGGGCCGCGAGCGCTACCACGTCAAGGACATCGCTTACCCCAACGTGCGCACCAACCTCGAGGTGCAGAGCCGACGGGTGATTCCGGGCTTGGGCGGGGAGGACGTGCAGGCCGAGAACGTCGTGTTCGACCGCACGTACAACGTGCGTCTCGACGGCAGCCGGACCGGCATTTTCACCTTTGTCTCGACCCTCGAGGGGCACAACTGGCTGACCTTGCCGGGCAGCATCGGGATGAACTGGCTCACCGACCGCATTCAGACGTTGCATCAGAGTGCCACTGCCCCTGCGGAGCTGTTCGGCAACCGGTGACGCTCCGGTGACGCTACAGCGCTTACGCTGCACCTCGAACGGGGCCGCAGGTCACTCCCGGCCCCTCGAGGTGATTCGAATGAACCCACAGCAGACGTCCGTAGCTCCCCGGCCGATTTCAGACGCAGCGTCACGCCGCGCGCAAGAGCCTGCCTCGCCGCCGCTGGGTTGCCAGGGGCACCTCAGCGGCCTGTTCGGGACGCTGCGCCTGCCCCGTTCGACCCCGCCGGGCCCGCTGCGCGGCTAGGAAACTGACCGGAAAAGCTGCGACCGGGCGTGCTAGTTTGAAACGGTGCAGCCACCCTTTTCTCGTGACGGTGAAGCCATGACCCGGCTGGTGCGCGGCCAGCGCGTCCGGCTGGGCGATCTCGGGGCAAGCGGGCCCCTCGAGCTTCGGCTTGAAACGCCCGGCCCGCAGGAACTTCCGCTGCTGCTGGCCCTGCAGCTCGGCATCGACGGTCGCCTGTCCGATGACCGCTTCGCGGTCGGGCCCGGGCAGAGCGTTCCTGCCGGGCTGCTGCGTGTGACCCGTCAGGGTTTCGAGATCGATTGCGAGACGCTGCCGACGAGCGCGCGGGTGGTGCTGGCGCTGGGTTTTCGCGGAGATCACCCGCACATGCCCGGCCACGCCTCGCAGATTCGCGGCGGAACCCTGCGTCTGGTGGCGCAGGGCCGCGTGCTGGCCCAGTTAGACCTCGAGGGGCAGGATTTTGATTCGGAGCGGGCCGTGCTGCTGGGCGAGTTCTACCACAAGGACGTCTGGCGCTTCTCGGTCGGTGGCGGCGGTTTTTACGGCGGTCTGCCAGCGCTGCTGAGCCATTACGGAGCCTCGCCCGACCTCGAGGCCCGCCTGTTCGTGTCCGCTCCACCCGCAGCTCCGGCCAGCCGGGAGGAGACTGCGCCGGTGGCCTCGTTGGATCTGGCCCGCCCGGTCTGGCTGCCCGCACAGTGGCCGGGCGGCAGCGCGCCGCGTCTGCCTGCCGGCGTGTTGCCCGCCGTGGGCAGCCTGCGGGTGCGCCTCGAGGACGGAGAGGCGAGCGGAACGGCTTTTTGCATTAGCCCGGGTGGGCACCTGCTGACCTGCCAGCACGTGGTAGAAGGTGCCCGGGAGCTCGAGTTCCAGGCGGAGGGTTCGGCGCAACCCCGCCCGGTACGGGTGCTGGCCGAAGATGAGGAGCGCGATGTGGCCCTGCTGCTGCTCGCCGATGGGGCGGGCAGCCCGTACTGGCTGCCCCTCGATGCGACCGAGCAGGCCCCGGCGCTGGGTGACGAACTGGGACTTTTGGGGTATCCGCTGGGACAGCACCTGGGCGAGGGCATCACCTATTCGCAGGGCATCGTGAACGGCCTGCGCGCCCGCGACGGCACTCCTTACCTGCAGATCGATACCGGCGCGGCCCCGGGTTCTTCGGGCGGGCCGGTATTCCGGCGCTTGGACGGTCGGGTGGTGGGCATGCTGCAGGGCGGGCTGGCCGGCGCTCAGGGAATGATCATCAACATCGCGCTGGACCTTCGGGCGCTGGGGACGCTGGGCTGGATTCGGCGCGCCGCGTTGTGAGGATGCCTTGCGTGCAGGAGCTGCAAAGCACTTTCCGATTTGTCTGGGCGGTAAACGGGCGGGTTTCGCGGGCACGGGTTTTACAGGCTTGAGCGGGGCTTAAGCCTGTGGTCCTGGTCGCGCTTGTGGTGTGACGGGGCACATAGGGTATAGAACAACCCTACCGGCCGGTCCTGTGCGGACCGGCCAGCCACCGGTTCTTGTCGCGGAGGTGAGCGTGTTACGTCCTGTGGTTCAGTTGTCGCAACCGAGTCCCGAACCGCCCCGGGAGCCCCCGCCCGGAGGGCCACAGCCTCCCCGGCCCGAGCACCCCGAGCCTCTTCACGATCCCCCGGTGCCGGATTCCCCGGACCGTCCGGTGCCCGAGCCGCCGCCGGCCCCGTCCCCAGGACGCCCGATCGAGGAGCCGGTGCCGCGTCCGCCCGCGCCCGAACCGCTGCCCGAACCGTTGCCCGGGCGTGAGCCGCCGCCGCCACCCATCCAAGATCCTCTGCCGCTCTGAACTGCTCTGTGCGTAGATTTATGCTATAATTATGTTATGAACGAATCTTCTGCTCCTGCTTCCTCACGGGCTGTTCTGGAGCTGCGCACCCTAACCCCCTCGAGCCTCGAGGCGCAGCTCGAGGGCCTTGCGCGCCGCTTGGACGGAGCGGCCGTGCAAGTCGGTGAACTGCGGCGCGCGTGGCAGGGCCTCGCCCGGCAAATCGAGCGCGCCGCCTGAAGTTCCTGCTTGCCCGGGAAGGCAGCCCTGCGCGGGACGCTTAGTGTGGCAGCCTGCAGATTGCCGCAGCAACATGCGTCATCCTGAAGATCAGGACTTCATCAAGCCAAGGGTGTACCCGCACCCGCCTTGTGTTCTCCGGGTCGGAATGGAGGAACAGGTATGCAGCAGGTGGTCAGCGTTGCCAAAAACCGGCACGAGGCAGCTCTCGCGATACGCAACCTCATCGAGCAGGGCTTTGACCGGGAGCAGGTGGGATTCATGGTGAACGACTCGGTCGCCGAGCTGGAACTGGCGTCGGACACCGGGGTCAGCCGAATTCGCCGTTCACCGATGGGCGGTTTAAGCGGTGCCTTTTTCGGAGCGGTGATCGGCCTGGCCCTGGGCGTCGTGCTGGCCGTGCTGTACGGCTTGCTGGTCGCGCGCGGGCTGGCTCCGGCCATCGTGATCGACAACATGCGGACCGGCATGATTTTTGGCGGTGCCTTCGGAATGCTGCTTGGCGGCGCGCTCGGCGCGCTCAACGGCATCATCGGTGCGAACAATCACAGCACCCTGCGCGCTCTGGGGCTCGACGACCACGAGATCAACGACTACATTCGCCAGTTGCGTCGTGGCCGGGTACTGATCATCGTTGATGATCCGGATGAGTCACGGGTGGGGCTGGCGCGCAGCCTGATCGATCCTGCGCACACGGTAAAGCCCATCTGACCAGGAGGAGGGGCGGATCAAGCGGGAGGCAGGCCAAGAGCGCTGCCTCCGTTGCGTTGTTTGTCCTGCAGGTGTTCGCGCGGGGGACTCGAGGGGCGCAAAGCGGGAATTTACCAGAAGAGTATCGTGAGGTCGCGGTAAACTCCGGTTTTTGCTGCGTGTAGCGTTATCAGCTTATAGCAACCCGCACGAGCGCTGACCGGGGAATCAGCGTAGTGGGCCGCACTGCGGGTTGGCGGTCTGGGCTACGAAAATCAGCGATTAGAGCCTTAAGGGATTAACATTGTGTGAGTTTTCTCTTCAAATGCGGAACTTTTCCCTTGGGGTTGCGGCATCTGCTATTCTGCGTAGTGATTGACGCGAAAACGCGTCGGTGCCGGGCCGTGCCCAGCCTCCAGGAGAACTTGATGCCCACATCCTTTTGCACGCTGCCAGCCGTGGATAAGCCGTGGAACCGCGAGACGAGACGCTCAGCCACCTCCACCGCAGACGTGCTGATCTTTTGTGACCCGCTTGAGCTCTTCGCGCAGGGTGTGGTGTGATGCCTGACTTTTTCCCGGTCATTCTGGCAGGCGGCAGTGGCGAACGCTTCTGGCCGCTTTCACGCAAACACCGCCCCAAGCAGTTCCTGATCCTCGACGGAACCGAGCGCAGCCTGCTGCAACAGACGGCCGAACGGCTGGTCACCCTCAGCGGCTCGTACGAGCGGCTCTATGTCGTAACCTCGAACGAGTACCGCAGCCTGGTCCTCGAGCAACTGCCCGAGCTGCCCCT
Coding sequences within:
- a CDS encoding exodeoxyribonuclease III; its protein translation is MDVVTLNLNGLRSATSKGLLAWLQRESPDVLLLQEVRAEPQPLLFETLGYHSVWFPAERPGYSGVAVLSREEPLEVVRGLGWEEFDLEGRWLHLRFRDFDVASLYVPSGSSGEARQTFKYRFLDALAEHVRRLLDGRELIIGGDYNIAHREIDLRNWRSNQKNSGFLPEERAWMTQFLDLGLADVHRGLLGERAEYTWWSNRGQAYANDVGWRLDYQLATPGLHSCAVEHAVDRPARLSDHAPLRIRYGTAP
- a CDS encoding aldose 1-epimerase gives rise to the protein MTRLIRLENDTWQLDIAPEVGGSVAALRLREAERWTPVMRETPASALEERNPSQFASFTLMPYSNRIRDAAFEFTGQSYTLRPNTSAGTAQHGDVRARPWQVEREQRTELALTLDSRDFADFNYPFPIRARVEYLLEGDAFDTVLHLENAGERPMPAGFGIHPYFRRDLGGHENAWLQFRASGVYHTGPDLMPTEGMQPLPAELDFTAPRAIGDQNLDHVFGNWNGRAELSWPDAGLRLEFDCEPVFSHFVAFTAPDGTLALEPVSHATDAFNLEARGVHGTGMRVLEPGESMQGRIRLAVRRG
- the ddrC gene encoding DNA damage response protein DdrC, producing the protein MNATLQLKLPILEENAVRVTPEGRLSVHDLLRAVEVPVPELAWTDLLRAHPGHTRGAVQYDFGEGPVPVLPKAAALRVLMVIDTPRAAKLRDWMSTTLLRLADGDVTLAAEIAERNPDPRRRRWLSARLDGLEARKTFMARVAEHGGSGAVFRQVSSISNRSVLGLDSTSFRALRGVRDTRDGMTREELARMTYLEIASAEALEASGARGNDQILEVHQRVAERERALWQGMFSQASD
- a CDS encoding cupin domain-containing protein, with the protein product MADDSSVHKVSAAHSPHGEMGQRYLASGVSISMRLWENEEPGDTKPEVTRDYETVGYVIAGRAELHLEGQKLLLAPGDSWTVPRGARHSYRILEAFTAVEATHPPAQAHGRDALPEDASGED
- a CDS encoding trypsin-like peptidase domain-containing protein; its protein translation is MTRLVRGQRVRLGDLGASGPLELRLETPGPQELPLLLALQLGIDGRLSDDRFAVGPGQSVPAGLLRVTRQGFEIDCETLPTSARVVLALGFRGDHPHMPGHASQIRGGTLRLVAQGRVLAQLDLEGQDFDSERAVLLGEFYHKDVWRFSVGGGGFYGGLPALLSHYGASPDLEARLFVSAPPAAPASREETAPVASLDLARPVWLPAQWPGGSAPRLPAGVLPAVGSLRVRLEDGEASGTAFCISPGGHLLTCQHVVEGARELEFQAEGSAQPRPVRVLAEDEERDVALLLLADGAGSPYWLPLDATEQAPALGDELGLLGYPLGQHLGEGITYSQGIVNGLRARDGTPYLQIDTGAAPGSSGGPVFRRLDGRVVGMLQGGLAGAQGMIINIALDLRALGTLGWIRRAAL